Proteins encoded in a region of the Streptomyces akebiae genome:
- a CDS encoding FAD-binding and (Fe-S)-binding domain-containing protein, producing the protein MSESVARLTARLTETAPGLRVESGQGALGQYAYDASNYRVPPQAVAFPRSADDVVAVLRACKETGVPVTARGGGTSMAGNAVGPGVVLDFSRYMNRILDIDPAGGTARVEAGVVLDALQSATALHGLSFGPDPSSHSRCTLGGMIGNDACGNRSVRHGRTSSHIEALEIVTVDGVRAVADRTGLHAVDPQDAGPLARLEAEVRRLIADNLAPIRTELGRIPRQVSGYQLHHLLPEHGFDMARALVGTEGSCAVVTAATVRLVATAQASTLLTLGYDDVVDAAEDVPEILRWNPTAVEGMDEAIVATMRARRGPDSVTGLPEGRAWLYVELDGDDEATVNTRAAQLLDVLKAQGRMTGGRVVESAAERRSLWRVREDGAGLAARLVDGGESWPGWEDSAVAPENLAGYLRDFRELLASHVLTGVMYGHFGAGCVHVRIDFDLATDVGRTAARRFLHEAAALVVAHGGTLSGEHGDGRARGELLEVMYSHRMIRAFAAFKDVFDPEGLLNPGVIVAPAPLDADLALHQIQPLATEFSFPHDEDGFAGAVRRCVGVGRCRSDAGGVMCPSYRATGEETDSTRGRARLLQEMVRGDLVEDGWRSTEVRDALDLCLSCKACSSDCPVGVDMATYKAEFLHQHYKGRIRPRSHYSLGWLPLTSALAGFAARPLNALLRGPVGKLLARLGGVTTKRRIPAFASRRALRGALRKARTGEPAKALLFVDSFTRAFRPEVAGAASRVLADAGIPCTAEDGLCCGLTWVSTGQLSTARRIMARTVAHLDNGDERPIIVAEPSCAAALKRDVPELLGTDAARRVAERVHTFTGALTDLAAPDWTPPELPADVVLQTHCHEYATFKGSRPTDLLRRLGVAKVDEAEGCCGLAGNFGFEAQHYDTSMAVADLALKPRLDGIDAEGRTVVVADGFSCATQIDHLAGDRGIRALHLAELLDPTADQAARPGGTP; encoded by the coding sequence ATGAGCGAGAGCGTGGCGCGGCTGACCGCCCGCCTCACCGAGACGGCTCCCGGCCTGCGGGTGGAGTCCGGCCAGGGCGCCCTCGGCCAGTACGCCTACGACGCCTCCAACTACCGTGTCCCCCCGCAGGCTGTGGCCTTCCCCCGCAGCGCCGACGACGTGGTCGCGGTGCTGCGGGCCTGCAAGGAGACGGGCGTCCCCGTCACCGCGCGCGGCGGCGGGACCAGCATGGCCGGCAACGCGGTCGGGCCGGGCGTCGTCCTGGACTTCTCCCGGTACATGAACCGGATCCTGGACATCGACCCGGCCGGCGGGACCGCGCGTGTCGAGGCCGGAGTCGTCCTCGACGCGCTGCAGAGCGCGACCGCCCTGCACGGGCTCTCCTTCGGCCCCGACCCGTCCTCGCACAGCCGCTGCACACTCGGCGGCATGATCGGCAACGACGCGTGCGGCAACCGGTCCGTGCGGCACGGGCGTACCAGCTCGCACATCGAGGCGCTGGAGATCGTGACGGTCGACGGCGTGCGCGCCGTCGCCGACCGCACCGGACTGCACGCGGTGGACCCGCAGGACGCCGGACCCCTCGCCCGTCTCGAGGCGGAGGTACGCCGTCTGATCGCGGACAACCTGGCGCCGATCCGTACCGAGCTGGGCCGCATTCCCCGTCAGGTCTCCGGCTATCAGCTGCACCACCTGCTGCCCGAGCACGGCTTCGACATGGCCCGCGCCCTGGTCGGCACCGAGGGCTCCTGTGCGGTCGTCACCGCCGCGACGGTCCGCTTGGTGGCGACCGCACAGGCTTCCACGCTTCTCACTCTCGGCTACGACGATGTCGTCGACGCGGCCGAGGACGTGCCGGAGATCCTGCGCTGGAATCCCACCGCCGTGGAGGGCATGGACGAGGCGATCGTCGCCACCATGCGCGCCCGCCGCGGCCCGGACTCCGTGACCGGACTGCCCGAAGGGCGGGCCTGGCTGTACGTCGAACTCGACGGCGACGACGAGGCCACGGTCAACACCCGCGCGGCCCAGCTCCTCGACGTGCTCAAGGCACAGGGCCGGATGACCGGCGGGCGGGTCGTGGAGAGCGCGGCCGAACGGCGCTCCTTGTGGCGCGTCCGCGAGGACGGGGCCGGCCTGGCCGCCCGCCTCGTCGACGGTGGGGAGTCCTGGCCCGGCTGGGAGGACTCGGCGGTCGCGCCCGAGAACCTCGCCGGCTATCTGCGGGACTTCCGCGAGTTGCTCGCCTCCCACGTACTCACCGGCGTGATGTACGGGCACTTCGGCGCGGGGTGCGTCCATGTGCGCATCGACTTCGACCTCGCGACGGACGTGGGCCGCACTGCCGCCCGCCGCTTCCTGCACGAGGCGGCCGCCCTGGTCGTCGCGCACGGCGGGACCCTGTCCGGCGAGCACGGCGACGGGCGGGCGCGCGGTGAGCTGCTGGAGGTCATGTACAGCCATCGCATGATCCGGGCCTTCGCCGCCTTCAAGGATGTGTTCGACCCCGAGGGGCTGCTCAACCCGGGCGTGATCGTGGCCCCGGCCCCGCTCGACGCCGATCTCGCGCTGCACCAGATCCAGCCCCTGGCGACGGAGTTCTCCTTCCCGCATGACGAGGACGGCTTCGCGGGCGCGGTACGACGCTGCGTCGGCGTGGGCCGCTGCCGCAGCGACGCGGGCGGTGTGATGTGCCCGAGCTACCGGGCCACCGGGGAGGAGACAGACTCCACCCGGGGCCGGGCCCGACTCCTCCAGGAGATGGTCCGGGGCGACCTCGTCGAGGACGGCTGGCGCTCGACGGAGGTACGGGACGCCCTCGATCTGTGTCTGTCCTGCAAGGCGTGCTCCAGTGACTGCCCGGTCGGCGTCGACATGGCCACGTACAAGGCGGAGTTCCTGCACCAGCACTACAAGGGCAGGATCCGGCCCCGCTCCCACTACTCGCTGGGCTGGCTGCCGCTGACCTCGGCCCTGGCCGGATTCGCCGCCCGCCCCCTCAACGCGCTGCTGCGCGGACCGGTCGGCAAGCTGCTCGCCCGGCTGGGAGGGGTGACCACGAAGCGCCGGATCCCGGCCTTCGCCTCCCGGCGCGCGCTCCGCGGGGCCCTGCGCAAGGCGAGGACCGGTGAACCGGCGAAGGCCCTGCTCTTCGTCGACAGTTTCACCCGCGCCTTCCGCCCCGAGGTGGCGGGCGCCGCGAGCCGCGTGCTCGCCGACGCCGGCATCCCGTGCACGGCCGAGGACGGCCTGTGCTGCGGCCTGACCTGGGTCAGCACCGGCCAGCTGTCCACGGCCCGTCGCATCATGGCCCGTACGGTCGCCCACCTCGACAACGGTGACGAGCGGCCCATCATCGTGGCCGAACCCAGCTGCGCCGCCGCACTCAAACGCGACGTGCCCGAGCTCCTCGGCACGGACGCCGCCCGTCGGGTCGCGGAGCGCGTCCACACCTTCACCGGCGCCCTGACCGACCTGGCCGCGCCGGACTGGACCCCGCCGGAGCTGCCGGCCGACGTCGTCCTGCAGACCCACTGCCACGAGTACGCCACCTTCAAGGGCAGCCGCCCCACCGACCTGCTGCGCCGATTGGGTGTGGCCAAGGTCGACGAGGCCGAGGGCTGCTGTGGACTCGCCGGGAACTTCGGCTTCGAGGCGCAGCACTATGACACCTCGATGGCCGTCGCCGACCTCGCCCTCAAGCCACGACTCGACGGCATCGACGCCGAGGGACGGACCGTCGTCGTGGCCGACGGCTTCAGCTGCGCCACCCAGATCGACCACCTCGCCGGTGACCGGGGCATCCGCGCCCTGCACCTCGCGGAACTGCTGGACCCCACCGCCGATCAAGCCGCTCGACCAGGAGGAACCCCATGA
- a CDS encoding aspartate aminotransferase family protein has protein sequence MTALSPHLRQATPVVAVRGEGVHLYGEDGRRYLDFTAGIGVTSTGHCHPKVVAAAQEQVGTLVHGQYTTVMHRPLRQLVEKLGEVLPAGLDSLFFTNSGSEAVESALRLARQATGRPNVIVCHGGFHGRTVAAASMTTSGTRFRSGFSPLMSGVVVTPFPSAYRYGWDEETATRFALRELDYTLQTISSPADTAAIIVEPVLGEGGYVPATRAFMEGLRERADRHGFLLILDEVQTGVGRTGRFWGHDHFGVTPDILVTAKGLASGFPLSGIAASEELMAKAWPGSQGGTYGANAVACAAAVATLDVVRDERLVENADAMGKRLRHGLEAVADRTPGIGDVRGLGLMLATEFVTEDGSPDPETAARVQRAAIDEGLLLLLCGAWNQVVRMIPALVIDETAVDEGLQAWATAVEAGTSGASPR, from the coding sequence ATGACCGCACTGTCGCCGCACCTTCGCCAGGCCACGCCAGTGGTGGCGGTCCGGGGCGAGGGCGTCCACCTCTACGGTGAGGACGGCCGCCGCTACCTCGACTTCACCGCCGGTATCGGCGTCACCAGCACCGGGCACTGCCATCCGAAGGTCGTGGCGGCGGCGCAGGAGCAGGTGGGCACGCTGGTGCACGGCCAGTACACGACCGTCATGCACCGGCCGCTGCGGCAGCTCGTCGAGAAGCTCGGCGAAGTGCTGCCGGCCGGCCTGGACAGCCTGTTCTTCACCAACTCCGGCAGCGAGGCCGTCGAGTCCGCGCTGCGTCTTGCCCGCCAGGCCACCGGCCGGCCGAACGTCATCGTGTGCCACGGCGGCTTCCACGGTCGTACGGTCGCCGCCGCCTCCATGACCACCTCCGGTACCCGCTTCCGCTCCGGTTTCTCGCCGCTGATGAGCGGTGTGGTCGTCACCCCGTTCCCGTCGGCGTACCGCTACGGCTGGGACGAGGAGACCGCCACCCGCTTCGCCCTGCGGGAGCTGGACTACACCCTCCAGACGATCTCCTCGCCCGCCGACACGGCCGCGATCATCGTCGAGCCGGTACTCGGCGAGGGCGGCTACGTGCCCGCCACCCGCGCCTTCATGGAAGGCCTGCGGGAGCGTGCGGACCGCCACGGCTTCCTGCTCATCCTGGACGAGGTGCAGACCGGCGTCGGCCGCACCGGCCGCTTCTGGGGCCACGACCACTTCGGTGTCACCCCGGACATCCTCGTCACCGCCAAGGGCCTGGCCAGCGGCTTCCCGCTGTCCGGCATCGCAGCCTCCGAGGAACTGATGGCCAAGGCATGGCCGGGCTCGCAGGGCGGCACCTACGGCGCCAACGCCGTGGCGTGCGCGGCGGCCGTCGCCACCCTCGACGTCGTACGCGACGAGAGGCTCGTCGAGAACGCCGACGCGATGGGCAAGCGGCTGCGTCACGGCCTGGAGGCGGTGGCCGACCGCACGCCGGGCATCGGTGACGTTCGGGGCCTGGGCCTGATGCTGGCCACCGAGTTCGTCACCGAGGACGGCAGCCCCGACCCCGAGACCGCCGCCCGTGTGCAGCGAGCCGCCATCGACGAGGGCCTGCTCCTGCTGCTGTGCGGCGCGTGGAACCAGGTCGTGCGCATGATCCCGGCGCTCGTCATCGACGAGACGGCGGTGGACGAGGGCCTCCAGGCGTGGGCGACCGCGGTGGAAGCCGGTACCTCAGGAGCATCGCCGCGATGA
- a CDS encoding PucR family transcriptional regulator has product MGGQDRTPPARALTVADVLALPVLAAGRPQVVTGVTLLDRTVRWVHITELTDPASFLKGGELVLTTGMPLPEESAGIQRYVDELARIGAAALVIELVRRYHRPPDALVHACRTRGLPLITLAKDVNFLEVTQVVHGLILGHQAEAMRRTQRIHEAFTTLTLRGAGPEDVIRAAAEMSGRTVVLENLVHQALICEPSGATLEEALTDWEQRSRATPPGDRTSRRGPEGWLTASVEYQGERWGRVAMLPVPTTEPPFGPEHITVLERTAMALTVARLTHPTPWEGTAHRNALRDLVEQRHRSAADACARLAALGLPTENSRFLTVVVDLPAMDTTAHPEARLSQVLRATGIPALTGELSPGRLGVLLALSPSHPWQPVVERLSHMARDLSPRAVVSVGLEVDHLTDTPRSFHQASRVAEATPPDQPLPAGRSFHELRDVDLRRLLYALREDTRIQEYAERRLGRLLDHDARHGTDLLTTLRHYLDVAGNKTSAARRGGLSRETFYQRLRTVERLLDCDLESGAQRTELHVALTALDMLRVR; this is encoded by the coding sequence ATGGGCGGCCAGGACCGCACCCCGCCCGCCCGCGCCCTCACCGTCGCCGACGTCCTTGCTCTGCCGGTCCTGGCCGCCGGCCGGCCCCAGGTCGTGACCGGCGTGACCTTGCTCGACCGGACGGTCCGCTGGGTCCACATCACCGAGCTGACGGATCCCGCGTCCTTCCTCAAGGGCGGCGAACTCGTTCTGACCACCGGCATGCCCCTGCCCGAGGAGTCCGCAGGCATCCAACGCTACGTCGACGAACTCGCCCGCATCGGGGCGGCGGCCCTGGTCATCGAACTCGTACGGCGCTACCACCGCCCGCCGGACGCACTCGTCCACGCCTGCCGCACCCGCGGGCTGCCCCTGATCACCCTCGCCAAGGACGTCAACTTCCTCGAGGTCACCCAGGTCGTGCACGGCCTCATCCTCGGCCACCAGGCCGAGGCGATGCGCCGCACCCAGCGCATCCACGAGGCGTTCACCACGCTGACGCTGCGCGGCGCCGGACCGGAGGACGTCATACGCGCGGCAGCCGAGATGAGCGGCCGCACGGTCGTCCTGGAAAATCTGGTCCACCAGGCACTGATCTGCGAACCCTCCGGCGCCACCCTGGAGGAAGCGCTCACCGACTGGGAGCAACGCTCCAGAGCGACGCCGCCCGGCGACCGCACGAGCCGACGCGGCCCGGAAGGCTGGCTCACGGCATCGGTCGAGTATCAAGGTGAACGTTGGGGCCGCGTGGCCATGCTGCCCGTCCCCACCACCGAACCGCCCTTCGGACCGGAGCACATCACCGTCCTGGAAAGGACGGCGATGGCCCTGACCGTCGCGCGCCTCACCCACCCGACCCCCTGGGAAGGCACCGCGCACCGCAACGCCCTGCGCGACCTCGTCGAGCAGCGCCACCGCTCCGCAGCGGACGCCTGCGCCCGGCTGGCCGCACTGGGCCTGCCCACCGAGAACAGCCGCTTCCTCACGGTCGTGGTGGACCTCCCCGCAATGGACACCACAGCGCATCCCGAGGCCCGCCTCTCCCAAGTCCTGCGCGCCACGGGAATCCCGGCACTCACCGGCGAACTGTCCCCCGGCCGCCTGGGAGTACTGCTCGCCCTGAGCCCCTCACACCCCTGGCAACCCGTGGTCGAACGGCTGAGCCACATGGCGCGCGACCTTTCCCCGCGGGCCGTCGTGAGCGTCGGCCTGGAGGTCGACCACCTCACTGACACTCCTCGTTCCTTCCACCAGGCGAGCCGCGTGGCCGAGGCCACCCCACCCGACCAGCCTCTCCCTGCGGGCCGCTCCTTCCACGAACTCCGCGATGTCGACCTGCGCCGCCTGCTGTACGCGCTCCGCGAGGACACCCGGATCCAGGAATACGCCGAACGACGACTCGGCCGGCTCCTCGATCACGACGCCCGACACGGCACCGACCTGCTGACGACCCTCCGCCACTACCTCGACGTGGCCGGCAACAAGACCAGCGCCGCCCGCCGCGGCGGTCTGTCGCGCGAGACGTTCTACCAACGCCTGCGCACCGTCGAACGCCTCCTCGACTGTGACCTCGAATCCGGCGCACAGCGCACCGAACTGCACGTGGCCCTCACGGCTCTCGACATGCTGCGAGTGCGCTGA
- a CDS encoding ABC transporter ATP-binding protein codes for MEAGPTHLVAHEPAHPYTRALLSAAPVADPEVQRQRRSVTAAAARPTPPGSR; via the coding sequence ATGGAGGCGGGGCCGACCCATCTGGTGGCGCACGAGCCGGCGCACCCGTACACCCGCGCCCTTCTGTCGGCCGCCCCGGTGGCCGATCCGGAGGTGCAGCGGCAACGGCGCAGTGTGACGGCGGCGGCCGCCCGGCCGACACCCCCGGGCAGCCGCTGA